Proteins from one Aquila chrysaetos chrysaetos chromosome 5, bAquChr1.4, whole genome shotgun sequence genomic window:
- the KIF7 gene encoding kinesin-like protein KIF7 isoform X1, with amino-acid sequence MAAEGAAVRVAVRVRPLLPREALRGHRPCLRGDAATGEVALGRRRRFRFAAVLPEAAGQAAVYRTCVQPLLRAFFRGFNATVFAYGQTGSGKTYTIGEASVASINEDEQGIIPRAMAETFRLIDENDLIDYTVRVSYLEVYKEEFRDLLQVDTASKDIQIREDDKGNIVLCGVKESEVEGLDEVLSLLEMGNTAKHTGATHVNRQSSRSHTIFTVTMEQRRGAGRLPLHQHPPSVPASGQVLVSKFHFVDLAGSERIVKTGNTGERLKESIQINSGLLALGNVISALGDPRRKSSHIPYRDSKITRILKDSLGGNAQTVMIACVSPSSSDFDESLNTLNYASRAQNIQNKAVVNCRKETEHVEELHLQIKNLQKALEQRHRSETRIINRSATAKRCVPDPTARLLAECAHYRTCTDAAYRLLMELQEDSNLTVEQILRVKEWLCAVESERSELTSAGLDSGIESTSAEDQSPEAQGSKLAKAQVNTEKRCESIKDEQVAKLQRQVERLEEENRDFLAALEDAMEQYKLQSDKLQEQQDKISELHVRLEMAMPNLCVPGLLENLHLVTASQRPHTAPLDAAPSHGLSEVSSGLLPTEQSGRALCRKLDSNPSFQEEDLAGWHLNHAQCPTGNPEVKDVVLRRELSQDLEKPSELSSGEEEEQWEQKRSLSQRRNGIQSWSKKEICKLSEELSGGNAHSIQEEQLELSKEVCRRREPLLSPWERLPGKDSEWRLAQAQQKIRELAINIRMKEELITELVKTGKDAQALNRQYCQKISELEQEAEQVRAELTDSQKQLQELEGKELWDPGEKCKLQEYRTRVAAAQNKARVLCKKKQATERLVSLSAQSEKRVQELERNIQLMRRQQGQLQRRLREESEQKRRLETEVNKRQHQVKELELKHEQHQKILRIKTEEIAAFQRKRRSGSNGSVISLEQQQKIEEQKKWLDMEMDKVLEQRRALDELEDELRKREAIVAKKEALLQEKNGLESKRLRSSQALTDDIVRVSSRLEHLEKELTEKNGQLRHGSAHDQQQIRQEINNLRQEKDQLLKQRLELDNKLRQGTLLSPEEERILFQLDEAIEALDAAIEYKNESITCRQRVLRASASLLSQCEMNLMAKLSYLSSSETRALLCKYFDKVVTLREDQHRQHIAFSELEMQLEEQQQLVYWLEAAVERQRLEMDRQLTLQQKEHEQNMQLLLQQSREHMDEGLASSKLQYEARIQVLEKELSRYMWTNQELNQRLSNMNLHPGQTKGGMERSIHGAGDRVPPVLGTCEESSLGEQPVPLAVAEESHRVRDDSRDLVHAPLPSTWRRSSLPNDSPGDLRQRDAEHLLRAGQPHEVHPLWSLVPASKPRRELRRASLNMTPVPYHPAIIDVRKNPL; translated from the exons aTGGCGGCGGAGGGGGCGGCGGTGCGGGTGGCGGTGCGGGTGCGGCCGCTGCTGCCCCGGGAGGCGCTGCGGGGGCACCGGCCCTGCCTGCGGGGCGACGCCGCCACCGGCGAGGTGGCGctgggccgccgccgccgcttccgcTTCGCCGCCGTGCTGCCCGAGGCGGCGGGGCAGGCGGCCGTCTACCGGACCTGCGTCCAGCCGCTGCTGCGGGCCTTCTTCCGCGGCTTCAACGCCACCGTCTTCGCCTACGGGCAGACCGGCTCCGGCAAGACCTACACCATCGGGGAGGCCAGCGTCG CTTCCATCAATGAAGATGAGCAGGGCATCATCCCGCGAGCCATGGCTGAGACCTTCAGGCTCATCGATGAGAATGACCTGATCGACTACACGGTCCGAGTGTCCTACCTGGAGGTGTACAAGGAGGAGTTTCGGGACTTGCTGCAGGTGGATACAGCCAGCAAAGACATCCAGATCCGGGAGGATGACAAGGGAAACATTG TGCTCTGCGGTGTGAAGGAGTCAGAAGTGGAAGGGCTGGATGAGGTGCTGAGCCTGCTGGAGATGGGGAACACAGCCAAGCACACGGGAGCTACCCACGTCAACAGGCAGTCGAGCCGCTCGCACACCATCTTCACGGTGACCATGGAACAGCGGCGCGGGGCTGGCCGCCTCCCCCTGCACCAGCACCCCCCCTCCGTCCCTGCCTCGGGCCAGGTCCTGGTTTCCAAGTTTCACTTTGTGGACCTGGCGGGCTCAGAGCGAATTGTGAAGACGGGAAACACGGGGGAGAGGCTGAAGGAGAGTATCCAGATCAACAGTGGTCTCCTGGCCTTGGGCAACGTCATCAGTGCCTTGGGAGACCCTCGGAGGAAGAGCAGCCACATCCCCTACAGGGACTCCAAAATTACCAG GATCCTGAAAGACTCTCTGGGGGGGAACGCCCAGACTGTGATGATAGCCTGTGTCAGCCCATCCTCCTCCGACTTTGATGAGAGCCTCAACACGCTGAACTACGCCAGCCGGGCTCAAAACATCCAGAACAAGGCTGTGGTGAACTGCCGCAAGGAGACGGAGCATGTCGAAGAGCTTCACCTGCAGATAAAGAACCTGCAGAAGGCGCTGGAACAGCGGCACCGCTCCGAGACTCGTATCATCAACCGCTCGGCCACCGCCAAACGATGCGTGCCAGACCCCACGGCTCGGCTGCTGGCGGAGTGCGCACATTACCGGACCTGTACTGATGCCGCGTACCGGCTGCTgatggagctgcaggaggacagtAACCTGACGGTGGAGCAGATCCTGCGGGTTAAGGAGTGGTTGTGCGCGGTGGAGAGCGAGAGGAGTGAGCTGACGTCGGCCGGCCTGGATAGCGGCATCGAGAGCACCTCTGCGGAAGACCAGAGCCCCGAGGCACAAGGCTCAAAGCTGGCAAAAGCCCAG GTGAACACCGAGAAGAGGTGTGAGTCCATCAAAGATGAGCAGGTGGCCAAACTGCAGAGGCAAGTGGagcgcctggaggaggagaaccGTGATTTCCTGGCTGCCCTGGAGGATGCCATGGAGCAGTATAAGCTGCAG AGCGACAaactgcaagagcagcaggatAAGATCTCAGAGCTGCACGTGCGCTTGGAGATGGCAATGCCAAACCTGTGTGTGCCAGGACTGCTGGAAAACCTTCACCTGGTGACTGCCAGCCAGAGACCTCACACGGCCCCACTGGATGCTGCCCCGTCCCATGGCCTCAGCGAGGTTTCCTCGGGGCTCCTTCCCACCGAGCAGAGTGGAAGAGCCCTTTGCAGGAAG CTCGACAGCAACCCCTCCTTCCAGGAGGAGGACCTGGCAGGCTGGCACCTGAACCACGCACAGTGCCCAACCGGCAACCCAGAGGTCAAAGATGTGGTGCTGAGGAGGGAGCTCAGCCAGGACTTGGAGAAGCCATCAGAGCTGTCTtcgggagaggaggaggagcagtgGGAACAGAAACGGTCCCTGTCCCAGCGCCG AAACGGGATCCAAAGCTGGAGCAAGAAAGAGATTTGCAAGTTGAGCGAGGAGCTGAGCGGAGGCAATGCCCACTCGATTCAGGAGGAGCAGCTGGAGCTATCAAAAG AGGTCTGTCGGAGGCGGGAGCCGCTGCTCAGTCCGTGGGAGCGCCTGCCAGGGAAGGACTCCGAGTGGAGGCTGGCACAAGCACAGCAGAAGATCCGAGAGCTGGCGATCAACATCCGCATGAAGGAGGAGCTGATCACGGAGCTCGTTAAGAcag GCAAGGATGCCCAGGCGCTGAACAGGCAGTACTGCCAGAAGATCAGCgagctggagcaggaggcagagcaggtACGGGCAGAGCTCACTGACAGCCAGAAGCAgctccaggagctggagggCAAAGAGCTGTGGGACCCCGGGGAGAAGTGCAAGCTGCAGGAGTACCGCACACGCGTGGCGGCCGCGCAGAACAAGGCACGG GTTCTGTGCAAGAAGAAGCAGGCGACGGAGAGGCTGGTGTCGCTTTCGGCCCAGAGCGAGAAGCGAgtgcaggagctggagaggaACATTCAGCTGATGCGGCGGCAGCAGGGCCAGCTGCAGCGCCGGCTGCGGGAGGAGAGCGAGCAGAAACGGCGGCTGGAGACGGAGGTGAATAAGCGGCAGCACCAAGTCAAG GAACTGGAACTGAAGCACGAGCAGCACCAGAAAATCCTGCGCATCAAAACAGAGGAAATTGCAGCTTTCCAGAGGAAGCGGCGGAGTGGCAGCAACGGCTCCGTGAtcagcctggagcagcagcag AAAATCGAGGAACAGAAGAAGTGGCTGGACATGGAGATGGATAAAGTTCTTGAGCAGCGCCGGGCCCTGGATGAGCTGGAAGATGAGCTGAGGAAGCGGGAAGCTATCGTGGCCAAAAAGGaagccctgctgcaggagaagaaCGGCCTGGAGAGCAAACGACTGCGCTCCAGCCAG GCCCTAACAGATGACATAGTGCGCGTGTCCAGCCGCCTGGAACACTTGGAAAAGGAGCTGACTGAGAAGAATGGCCAGCTGCGTCATGGCAGTGCCCACGACCAGCAGCAGATCCGCCAGGAGATCAACAACCTGCGCCAGGAGAAGGACCAGCTGCTCAAACAGAGGTTGGAGCTTGACAACAAGCTGCGTCAGGGcaccctgctgtccccagag gAAGAACGGATCTTGTTCCAGCTGGATGAGGCAATCGAGGCTCTGGATGCAGCTATCGAGTACAAGAATGAGTCCATCACGTGCAGGCAACGAGTCCTGCGGGCCTCGGCCAGCCTGCTGTCCCAGTGTGAGATGAACCTCATGGCCAAGCTCAGCTACCTCTCCTCCTCTGAGACCCGAGCTCTGCTCTGCAAGTACTTTGACAAG GTGGTGACACTGCGAGAGGATCAGCACAGGCAGCACATTGCCTTCTCGGAGCTGGAgatgcagctggaggagcagcagcagctggtgtactggctggaggctgctgtggaGCGCCAGCGCCTGGAGATGGACCGCCAGCTCACcctgcagcagaaggagcaCGAGCAAAACATGCAGTTACTGCTCCAGCAGAGCCGCG AGCACATGGATGAGGGGCTGGCCAGCAGCAAGCTGCAGTATGAGGCAAGGATTCAGGTGCTGGAAAAGGAGCTGAGCCGTTATATGTGGACAAACCAGGAGCTGAACCAGAGGCTGAGTAACATGAACCTCCATCCTGGACAGACCAAAG gagggatggagagaagcATTCacggggctggggacagagtTCCCCCTGTGCTCGGGACTTGCGAGGAATCCAGCCTTGGGGAACAGCCCGTGCCTCTGGCTGTTGCTGAAGAAAGCCATCGGGTCAGGGATGACAGCAGGGACCTGGTGCATGCCCCTCTGCCATCGACATGGAGGCGTTCCTCCCTGCCCAATGACAGCCCTGGGGACCTTCGGCAGAGGGATGCCGAGCACTTGCTGCGAGCAGGGCAGCCCCATGAGGTGCACCCGCTGTGGAGCCTCGTTCCTGCCTCCAAGCCCCGCCGGGAGCTGCGCAGAGCCAGCCTCAACATGACCCCAGTGCCTTACCACCCAGCAATAATAGATGTGAGGAAGAACCCACTCTAG
- the KIF7 gene encoding kinesin-like protein KIF7 isoform X2: MAAEGAAVRVAVRVRPLLPREALRGHRPCLRGDAATGEVALGRRRRFRFAAVLPEAAGQAAVYRTCVQPLLRAFFRGFNATVFAYGQTGSGKTYTIGEASVASINEDEQGIIPRAMAETFRLIDENDLIDYTVRVSYLEVYKEEFRDLLQVDTASKDIQIREDDKGNIVLCGVKESEVEGLDEVLSLLEMGNTAKHTGATHVNRQSSRSHTIFTVTMEQRRGAGRLPLHQHPPSVPASGQVLVSKFHFVDLAGSERIVKTGNTGERLKESIQINSGLLALGNVISALGDPRRKSSHIPYRDSKITRILKDSLGGNAQTVMIACVSPSSSDFDESLNTLNYASRAQNIQNKAVVNCRKETEHVEELHLQIKNLQKALEQRHRSETRIINRSATAKRCVPDPTARLLAECAHYRTCTDAAYRLLMELQEDSNLTVEQILRVKEWLCAVESERSELTSAGLDSGIESTSAEDQSPEAQGSKLAKAQVNTEKRCESIKDEQVAKLQRQVERLEEENRDFLAALEDAMEQYKLQSDKLQEQQDKISELHVRLEMAMPNLCVPGLLENLHLVTASQRPHTAPLDAAPSHGLSEVSSGLLPTEQSGRALCRKEEDLAGWHLNHAQCPTGNPEVKDVVLRRELSQDLEKPSELSSGEEEEQWEQKRSLSQRRNGIQSWSKKEICKLSEELSGGNAHSIQEEQLELSKEVCRRREPLLSPWERLPGKDSEWRLAQAQQKIRELAINIRMKEELITELVKTGKDAQALNRQYCQKISELEQEAEQVRAELTDSQKQLQELEGKELWDPGEKCKLQEYRTRVAAAQNKARVLCKKKQATERLVSLSAQSEKRVQELERNIQLMRRQQGQLQRRLREESEQKRRLETEVNKRQHQVKELELKHEQHQKILRIKTEEIAAFQRKRRSGSNGSVISLEQQQKIEEQKKWLDMEMDKVLEQRRALDELEDELRKREAIVAKKEALLQEKNGLESKRLRSSQALTDDIVRVSSRLEHLEKELTEKNGQLRHGSAHDQQQIRQEINNLRQEKDQLLKQRLELDNKLRQGTLLSPEEERILFQLDEAIEALDAAIEYKNESITCRQRVLRASASLLSQCEMNLMAKLSYLSSSETRALLCKYFDKVVTLREDQHRQHIAFSELEMQLEEQQQLVYWLEAAVERQRLEMDRQLTLQQKEHEQNMQLLLQQSREHMDEGLASSKLQYEARIQVLEKELSRYMWTNQELNQRLSNMNLHPGQTKGGMERSIHGAGDRVPPVLGTCEESSLGEQPVPLAVAEESHRVRDDSRDLVHAPLPSTWRRSSLPNDSPGDLRQRDAEHLLRAGQPHEVHPLWSLVPASKPRRELRRASLNMTPVPYHPAIIDVRKNPL; encoded by the exons aTGGCGGCGGAGGGGGCGGCGGTGCGGGTGGCGGTGCGGGTGCGGCCGCTGCTGCCCCGGGAGGCGCTGCGGGGGCACCGGCCCTGCCTGCGGGGCGACGCCGCCACCGGCGAGGTGGCGctgggccgccgccgccgcttccgcTTCGCCGCCGTGCTGCCCGAGGCGGCGGGGCAGGCGGCCGTCTACCGGACCTGCGTCCAGCCGCTGCTGCGGGCCTTCTTCCGCGGCTTCAACGCCACCGTCTTCGCCTACGGGCAGACCGGCTCCGGCAAGACCTACACCATCGGGGAGGCCAGCGTCG CTTCCATCAATGAAGATGAGCAGGGCATCATCCCGCGAGCCATGGCTGAGACCTTCAGGCTCATCGATGAGAATGACCTGATCGACTACACGGTCCGAGTGTCCTACCTGGAGGTGTACAAGGAGGAGTTTCGGGACTTGCTGCAGGTGGATACAGCCAGCAAAGACATCCAGATCCGGGAGGATGACAAGGGAAACATTG TGCTCTGCGGTGTGAAGGAGTCAGAAGTGGAAGGGCTGGATGAGGTGCTGAGCCTGCTGGAGATGGGGAACACAGCCAAGCACACGGGAGCTACCCACGTCAACAGGCAGTCGAGCCGCTCGCACACCATCTTCACGGTGACCATGGAACAGCGGCGCGGGGCTGGCCGCCTCCCCCTGCACCAGCACCCCCCCTCCGTCCCTGCCTCGGGCCAGGTCCTGGTTTCCAAGTTTCACTTTGTGGACCTGGCGGGCTCAGAGCGAATTGTGAAGACGGGAAACACGGGGGAGAGGCTGAAGGAGAGTATCCAGATCAACAGTGGTCTCCTGGCCTTGGGCAACGTCATCAGTGCCTTGGGAGACCCTCGGAGGAAGAGCAGCCACATCCCCTACAGGGACTCCAAAATTACCAG GATCCTGAAAGACTCTCTGGGGGGGAACGCCCAGACTGTGATGATAGCCTGTGTCAGCCCATCCTCCTCCGACTTTGATGAGAGCCTCAACACGCTGAACTACGCCAGCCGGGCTCAAAACATCCAGAACAAGGCTGTGGTGAACTGCCGCAAGGAGACGGAGCATGTCGAAGAGCTTCACCTGCAGATAAAGAACCTGCAGAAGGCGCTGGAACAGCGGCACCGCTCCGAGACTCGTATCATCAACCGCTCGGCCACCGCCAAACGATGCGTGCCAGACCCCACGGCTCGGCTGCTGGCGGAGTGCGCACATTACCGGACCTGTACTGATGCCGCGTACCGGCTGCTgatggagctgcaggaggacagtAACCTGACGGTGGAGCAGATCCTGCGGGTTAAGGAGTGGTTGTGCGCGGTGGAGAGCGAGAGGAGTGAGCTGACGTCGGCCGGCCTGGATAGCGGCATCGAGAGCACCTCTGCGGAAGACCAGAGCCCCGAGGCACAAGGCTCAAAGCTGGCAAAAGCCCAG GTGAACACCGAGAAGAGGTGTGAGTCCATCAAAGATGAGCAGGTGGCCAAACTGCAGAGGCAAGTGGagcgcctggaggaggagaaccGTGATTTCCTGGCTGCCCTGGAGGATGCCATGGAGCAGTATAAGCTGCAG AGCGACAaactgcaagagcagcaggatAAGATCTCAGAGCTGCACGTGCGCTTGGAGATGGCAATGCCAAACCTGTGTGTGCCAGGACTGCTGGAAAACCTTCACCTGGTGACTGCCAGCCAGAGACCTCACACGGCCCCACTGGATGCTGCCCCGTCCCATGGCCTCAGCGAGGTTTCCTCGGGGCTCCTTCCCACCGAGCAGAGTGGAAGAGCCCTTTGCAGGAAG GAGGAGGACCTGGCAGGCTGGCACCTGAACCACGCACAGTGCCCAACCGGCAACCCAGAGGTCAAAGATGTGGTGCTGAGGAGGGAGCTCAGCCAGGACTTGGAGAAGCCATCAGAGCTGTCTtcgggagaggaggaggagcagtgGGAACAGAAACGGTCCCTGTCCCAGCGCCG AAACGGGATCCAAAGCTGGAGCAAGAAAGAGATTTGCAAGTTGAGCGAGGAGCTGAGCGGAGGCAATGCCCACTCGATTCAGGAGGAGCAGCTGGAGCTATCAAAAG AGGTCTGTCGGAGGCGGGAGCCGCTGCTCAGTCCGTGGGAGCGCCTGCCAGGGAAGGACTCCGAGTGGAGGCTGGCACAAGCACAGCAGAAGATCCGAGAGCTGGCGATCAACATCCGCATGAAGGAGGAGCTGATCACGGAGCTCGTTAAGAcag GCAAGGATGCCCAGGCGCTGAACAGGCAGTACTGCCAGAAGATCAGCgagctggagcaggaggcagagcaggtACGGGCAGAGCTCACTGACAGCCAGAAGCAgctccaggagctggagggCAAAGAGCTGTGGGACCCCGGGGAGAAGTGCAAGCTGCAGGAGTACCGCACACGCGTGGCGGCCGCGCAGAACAAGGCACGG GTTCTGTGCAAGAAGAAGCAGGCGACGGAGAGGCTGGTGTCGCTTTCGGCCCAGAGCGAGAAGCGAgtgcaggagctggagaggaACATTCAGCTGATGCGGCGGCAGCAGGGCCAGCTGCAGCGCCGGCTGCGGGAGGAGAGCGAGCAGAAACGGCGGCTGGAGACGGAGGTGAATAAGCGGCAGCACCAAGTCAAG GAACTGGAACTGAAGCACGAGCAGCACCAGAAAATCCTGCGCATCAAAACAGAGGAAATTGCAGCTTTCCAGAGGAAGCGGCGGAGTGGCAGCAACGGCTCCGTGAtcagcctggagcagcagcag AAAATCGAGGAACAGAAGAAGTGGCTGGACATGGAGATGGATAAAGTTCTTGAGCAGCGCCGGGCCCTGGATGAGCTGGAAGATGAGCTGAGGAAGCGGGAAGCTATCGTGGCCAAAAAGGaagccctgctgcaggagaagaaCGGCCTGGAGAGCAAACGACTGCGCTCCAGCCAG GCCCTAACAGATGACATAGTGCGCGTGTCCAGCCGCCTGGAACACTTGGAAAAGGAGCTGACTGAGAAGAATGGCCAGCTGCGTCATGGCAGTGCCCACGACCAGCAGCAGATCCGCCAGGAGATCAACAACCTGCGCCAGGAGAAGGACCAGCTGCTCAAACAGAGGTTGGAGCTTGACAACAAGCTGCGTCAGGGcaccctgctgtccccagag gAAGAACGGATCTTGTTCCAGCTGGATGAGGCAATCGAGGCTCTGGATGCAGCTATCGAGTACAAGAATGAGTCCATCACGTGCAGGCAACGAGTCCTGCGGGCCTCGGCCAGCCTGCTGTCCCAGTGTGAGATGAACCTCATGGCCAAGCTCAGCTACCTCTCCTCCTCTGAGACCCGAGCTCTGCTCTGCAAGTACTTTGACAAG GTGGTGACACTGCGAGAGGATCAGCACAGGCAGCACATTGCCTTCTCGGAGCTGGAgatgcagctggaggagcagcagcagctggtgtactggctggaggctgctgtggaGCGCCAGCGCCTGGAGATGGACCGCCAGCTCACcctgcagcagaaggagcaCGAGCAAAACATGCAGTTACTGCTCCAGCAGAGCCGCG AGCACATGGATGAGGGGCTGGCCAGCAGCAAGCTGCAGTATGAGGCAAGGATTCAGGTGCTGGAAAAGGAGCTGAGCCGTTATATGTGGACAAACCAGGAGCTGAACCAGAGGCTGAGTAACATGAACCTCCATCCTGGACAGACCAAAG gagggatggagagaagcATTCacggggctggggacagagtTCCCCCTGTGCTCGGGACTTGCGAGGAATCCAGCCTTGGGGAACAGCCCGTGCCTCTGGCTGTTGCTGAAGAAAGCCATCGGGTCAGGGATGACAGCAGGGACCTGGTGCATGCCCCTCTGCCATCGACATGGAGGCGTTCCTCCCTGCCCAATGACAGCCCTGGGGACCTTCGGCAGAGGGATGCCGAGCACTTGCTGCGAGCAGGGCAGCCCCATGAGGTGCACCCGCTGTGGAGCCTCGTTCCTGCCTCCAAGCCCCGCCGGGAGCTGCGCAGAGCCAGCCTCAACATGACCCCAGTGCCTTACCACCCAGCAATAATAGATGTGAGGAAGAACCCACTCTAG